One genomic region from Cryptococcus neoformans var. grubii H99 chromosome 10, complete sequence encodes:
- a CDS encoding endoplasmic reticulum protein, protein MSSQFTSNVRPDADERVEDTPGPSAPEPFAPNDQEYGNEEKARSRAGTSQSGRTFRNPSGEEKGLDVEDVPKASEFHNPESKATNNLTPAAGVAAAEPGGGKPKLEKFKYGFWDPEVAMFRKIAFKILGATIVITIVVMWLCLPFYWGSLWKSNKYTDKLTVRVIDRDGGEIGQTFSQGLLSQTNLNYFATDPSELPTAADVAHDVVEEGVWASIVINAGVSDALLSARENGNSSWSGSSVIEIFYAQARQETALNTYLIPFVQQALSQLSFEYNARSAATYLQTNANNATALSLVAQAPTTITNAVWYSMNNLRPYDQPVAQAITLVGLIYMLIFAFIMTMTNNAVREIIAPFLTTRAYIIYRLVSPICLYLPVSFFFCMVNLPFKIHFDAHYTYAGGFFLWWFALFLGMSAVGLSTEAAITVLGPKFMAFFLIPLIIVNVSVVSLPHELQPWIYRYGVAMPFYNCSHIVRTIIFNTKNEIGQNMGILVAWVVVNFITISLGTWLFRRRSINQHNKEVGENEMDSAGGV, encoded by the exons ATGTCctctcaatttacttccaATGTTCGACCTGACGCAGATGAACGCGTCGAGGATACCCCGGGCCCTTCAGCGCCCGAGCCTTTCGCTCCCAATGATCAGGAGTATGGaaatgaggagaaggcgagaAGTCGAGCTGGGACCAGTCAGTCTGGCAGGACTTTCAGGAATCCCTCTggcgaggagaagggtttGGATGTAGAAGATGTACCCAAAGCAAGCGAGTTCCACAATCCTGAGTCTAAAGCGACAAACAACTTGACGCCTGCCGCTGGAGTTGCCGCTGCGGAACCTGGAGGAGGCAAACCGAAGTTGGAGAAGTTTAAATATGGAT TTTGGGACCCAGAGGTGGCCATGTTCAGGAAGATCGCCTTTAAGATTTTGGGTGCTACTATTGTGATTACCATCGTTGTCATGTGGTTATGTCTCCCCTTCTATTGGGGTTCTT TGTGGAAATCCAACAAATATACCGACAAATTGACCGTTAGAGTCATCGACCGAGACGGCGGTGAAATCGGCCAAACCTTTTCTCAAGGTCTCCTTTCCCAAACCAACCTCAACTACTTTGCTACAGATCCCTCCGAATTACCTACCGCTGCCGATGTCGCGCATGATGTAGTCGAGGAAGGTGTTTGGGCTTCCATTGTCATCAATGCTGGCGTCTCTGATGCCCTTCTATCTGCTAGAGAAAACGGTAACTCTAGCTGGAGCGGATCTTCTGTCATCGAGATTTTCTATGCGCAAGCTAGGCAGGAAACTGCTCTCAACACCTATCTCATTCCTTTCGTCCAGCAAGCTTTGAGCCAGCTTTCTTTCGAGTACAATGCTCGGAGCGCAGCTACCTACCTCCAAACCAACGCCAACAATGCCACTGCTCTCAGCCTCGTTGCTCAGGCGCCTACGACAATCACCAACGCTGTATGGTATTCGATGAATAACCTTCGGCCTTACGACCAACCCGTCGCTCAGGCTATTACTCTCGTCGGTCTTATTTACAtgctcatcttcgctttcATCATGACGATGACCAACAACGCTGTCCGCGAAATCATTGCTCCTTTCCTCACCACTCGAGCTTACATCATCTACCGACTTGTTTCCCCTATCTGTCTCTATCTCCCCGtatctttcttcttctgcatgGTCAACTTGCCCTTTAAAATCCACTTTGACGCACACTACACTTATGCGGGCGGTTTCTTCCTTTGGTGGTTCGCTCTTTTCTTGGGTATGTCCGCTGTCGGTCTCTCCACTGAGGCTGCGATTACCGTGCTCGGTCCCAAATTTATGGCTTTCTTCCTTATACCCCTCATTATCGTCAATGTGTCCGTCGTCAGCTTGCCCCACGAGTTGCAGCCTTGGATCTACCGATACGGTGTCGCCATGCCATTTTACAACTGTAGCCATATCGTTCGGACT atcatcttcaacaccaAGAACGAAATCGGCCAGAATATGGGTATCCTCGTTGCCTGGGTCGTTGTCAACTTTATCACCATTTCTCTTGGTACATGGCTCttccgaagaagaagtatTAATCAGCATAACAAGGAAGTTGGCGAGAACGAGATGGACAGCGCAGGAGGGGTCTAA